CAAATCTTACCGTCTTTGAATTCGATCCAGAGACCTTCGCGTTGAAACGGCGCATTTTTGCCGCCTCCGCTCACTGGAATGATCGCATCGATCAGTGGGTCTTCGAGAATGGCTGGCAACGCACCTTTGAAGGAGAGACGATCGCATCGTATCAACCCTTCACGATTACCGCTTTCCCAGACATTCACGAACAGCCCTCATACTTTGTAAAAGAGGATCGTCCCGCCCAGGAGATGAGCTATAACGAACTCTCCCATTACATCTCCGACCTCAATCAATCGGGCTTCGATACGAAACGGCTCAGCGTTCAACTCAACCGAAAGATCGCCTATCCCCTGATTACGCTCGTAATGGCGATTCTGGCTGTCCCCTTTGCACTCTCTATGGGAAAGCGCGGCTCGCTCGCCGGAATTGCCACAGCTATCGGCCTCGCCATTGCCTATTGGGTTGTGGATGGACTCTTCCAGGCCATGGGCAATGTCAATACATTACCTGCAGCTCTTGCCGCCTGGACGCCCGATCTTCTCTTCGGAATCGCTGGAACTTATCTATTACTACGAACCTCAACCTAGGATCTTCAAGCAATCCCCCTCCTCAATAAACACCCTGGCCTACACTGGAATCACAATGATCTTTCGCCCTTTATTTTTTGTAACTCTCTTGGCAGCTACGGCTGCAGCTCAAACAGCGACAACATCTCCGAAAAGGCCAGCCGCACATCGCTCTTCGGCAACTACGGTGAAACAGGCTAAAGTGGCCCCAATCTCCAACCCTGCAGATAATCCACCGAACGTCCCTCAGATCGAAGGAACCCCACAAAATCTTTACGCTCTTCGCTATATCGACATCCAAGTGGGTACGGGAGAACTCGCAAAACCGGAGCAGTACTATACGGTTCACTACACTGGCTGGCTTACCGATGGCACCAAATTCGATTCGTCTCATGACCATCCGGGCGATGAACCCATTGTCTTTCCCTATGGCGCACGCCGGGTGATTGCAGGCTGGGATACTGGGTTTGAAGGAATGCACGTTGGCGGAAAACGCCGTCTTTTCATCCCCTATCAGCTTGCATATGGCGAGATGGGGCGTCCGCCGGTTATTCCTCCCAAGGCCGACCTGATCTTCGACATCGAGCTGGTGTCTCAGTCCGATACTCCGCCAGAACCAAAGGAAGCCCCTGCGCCTTCCTCTCCAGCTAATCAGGACACCTCCCCGAATCAGCCTGCGGTGCAGCCTTTAGCCGGTTCCGCAACAGAACAGCCACATTCTTGAACATTC
This portion of the Edaphobacter sp. 4G125 genome encodes:
- a CDS encoding FKBP-type peptidyl-prolyl cis-trans isomerase — encoded protein: MKQAKVAPISNPADNPPNVPQIEGTPQNLYALRYIDIQVGTGELAKPEQYYTVHYTGWLTDGTKFDSSHDHPGDEPIVFPYGARRVIAGWDTGFEGMHVGGKRRLFIPYQLAYGEMGRPPVIPPKADLIFDIELVSQSDTPPEPKEAPAPSSPANQDTSPNQPAVQPLAGSATEQPHS